A genomic window from Streptomyces sp. 846.5 includes:
- the pknB gene encoding Stk1 family PASTA domain-containing Ser/Thr kinase, which yields MEEPRRLGGRYELGGVLGRGGMAEVYLGHDIRLGRAVAVKTLRADMARDPSYQARFRREAQSAASLNHPSIVAVYDTGEDYIDGISIPYIVMEYVDGSTLRELLHSGRRLLPERALEMTTGVLQALEYSHRNGIVHRDIKPANVMLTRNGTVKVMDFGIARAMGDAGMTMTQTAAVIGTAQYLSPEQAKGEQVDARSDLYSTGCLLYELFTMRPPFIGESPVAVAYQHVREEASPPSTYDPEIRPEYDAIVMKALAKDRDYRYQSADEMRADIERALDGLPVAAAQTVAYGAGQMAGYGQADPYGRTTAMPQQAGAAGQTSLLPGVGQGYDVGGDGYDNGSGYDDGYGGRSDRRKAGGSGGGNRNTSWIILAVAAVLVLVGAYFVVTSMLKGNGSTTVAAPQLVGEDLASAKTAATNVGGNITVVQGSSISCDPNTADKGKICTQDPVAGTQLKSGTTITVHLSTGAAAKAVPDVAGKSIQDATSALNAAGFTLGTQTQQSSDTVDNNKVIGTNPAANSQQPLGSTINLIVSTGKAQVTVPSILGQQPADAIKSLQNAKLNYSQVNGTTYDSQYPAGSVTLMQNNGQTVNAGDQVAAGTTITITINPAAPSSASASASASASSSPQSGATSIIGGVNGGQNGNTNP from the coding sequence ATGGAAGAACCGCGTCGCCTCGGCGGCCGGTACGAGCTGGGCGGCGTCCTGGGACGCGGCGGCATGGCAGAGGTCTACCTCGGCCACGACATCCGGCTCGGACGCGCCGTCGCTGTGAAGACGCTGCGGGCCGACATGGCCCGCGATCCGTCGTACCAGGCCCGTTTCCGCCGCGAGGCTCAGTCGGCCGCGTCACTGAACCACCCCTCGATCGTCGCCGTGTACGACACCGGCGAGGACTACATCGACGGCATCTCCATCCCGTACATCGTGATGGAGTACGTCGACGGGTCCACCCTGCGCGAGCTCCTGCACTCCGGGCGGCGGCTGCTGCCCGAGCGCGCCCTGGAGATGACCACCGGCGTGCTGCAGGCGCTGGAGTACTCGCACCGCAACGGCATCGTCCACCGCGACATCAAGCCCGCGAACGTCATGCTGACGCGCAACGGCACCGTCAAGGTGATGGACTTCGGCATCGCCCGCGCCATGGGCGACGCCGGAATGACCATGACGCAGACCGCGGCGGTCATCGGCACGGCGCAGTACCTCTCCCCCGAGCAGGCCAAGGGCGAGCAGGTCGACGCCCGGTCCGACCTGTACTCCACCGGCTGCCTGCTCTACGAGCTGTTCACCATGCGCCCGCCGTTCATCGGCGAGTCCCCGGTGGCGGTCGCGTACCAGCACGTCCGCGAGGAGGCATCGCCCCCCTCGACGTACGACCCGGAGATCCGGCCCGAGTACGACGCCATCGTCATGAAGGCGCTCGCCAAGGACCGCGACTACCGCTACCAGAGCGCCGACGAGATGCGCGCCGACATCGAGCGCGCCCTCGACGGCCTCCCGGTCGCCGCCGCCCAGACCGTCGCCTACGGCGCCGGCCAGATGGCCGGCTACGGCCAGGCCGACCCGTACGGCCGCACCACAGCGATGCCGCAGCAGGCGGGGGCGGCGGGCCAGACCAGCCTGCTCCCCGGCGTCGGCCAGGGCTACGACGTGGGCGGCGACGGCTACGACAACGGCTCGGGCTACGACGACGGCTACGGCGGCCGCAGCGACCGCCGCAAGGCCGGCGGCAGCGGCGGCGGCAACCGCAACACCTCGTGGATCATCCTCGCGGTCGCCGCGGTGCTGGTCCTGGTCGGCGCCTACTTCGTGGTCACGTCCATGCTCAAGGGCAACGGCAGCACCACGGTGGCGGCGCCCCAGCTGGTCGGCGAGGACCTGGCCTCCGCGAAGACGGCGGCGACCAACGTCGGGGGCAACATCACGGTCGTCCAGGGCAGCTCCATCTCCTGCGACCCCAACACCGCCGACAAGGGCAAGATCTGCACCCAGGACCCCGTCGCCGGCACCCAACTGAAGTCGGGCACGACGATCACCGTCCACCTGAGCACCGGCGCAGCCGCCAAGGCCGTCCCGGACGTCGCCGGCAAGTCGATTCAGGACGCCACCTCGGCCCTCAACGCCGCAGGCTTCACTCTGGGCACACAGACCCAGCAGTCGAGTGACACGGTCGACAACAACAAGGTCATCGGCACCAACCCGGCAGCCAACTCGCAGCAGCCGCTCGGCTCGACGATCAACCTGATCGTCTCCACGGGCAAGGCGCAGGTGACGGTGCCGTCCATCCTCGGGCAGCAACCGGCGGACGCCATCAAGAGTCTGCAGAACGCCAAGCTGAACTACTCGCAGGTCAACGGCACCACGTACGACAGCCAGTACCCGGCGGGCAGCGTCACGCTGATGCAGAACAACGGCCAGACGGTCAATGCCGGAGACCAGGTCGCGGCGGGCACCACCATCACCATCACCATCAACCCCGCAGCGCCGAGCTCGGCCTCGGCCAGCGCCAGTGCCTCGGCGTCGTCAAGCCCTCAGTCGGGGGCCACAAGCATCATCGGGGGGGTTAACGGGGGCCAGAACGGCAACACCAACCCGTGA
- a CDS encoding PPOX class F420-dependent oxidoreductase: MATAMTEPQWRAFLSEGTRTGKLATTRADGRPHLAPIWFLLDGDDLVFNTNRDTVKGRTLARDGRVALCVDDDRPPFSFAIAEGRAVLSEDLAEVKHWATRIAARYMGEEQAEAYGERNGVPGELLVRVRIEKIVALAAIAD; encoded by the coding sequence ATGGCTACCGCGATGACCGAACCCCAGTGGCGCGCCTTCCTCAGTGAGGGCACCCGCACCGGAAAGCTCGCCACCACCCGCGCCGACGGCCGACCGCACCTCGCACCCATCTGGTTCCTGCTGGACGGGGACGACCTGGTCTTCAACACCAACAGAGACACCGTCAAGGGCCGCACGCTGGCCCGGGACGGCCGGGTCGCGCTGTGCGTGGACGACGACCGCCCGCCGTTCTCCTTCGCCATCGCCGAGGGCCGGGCGGTCCTCAGCGAGGACCTCGCAGAGGTCAAGCACTGGGCGACCAGAATCGCTGCCCGCTACATGGGCGAGGAGCAGGCCGAGGCCTACGGCGAGCGCAACGGCGTACCGGGCGAGCTGCTGGTGCGGGTCCGCATCGAGAAGATCGTCGCCCTGGCCGCCATCGCAGACTGA
- a CDS encoding class E sortase: MPLSPSSPGLGRPRPLLAVAGVLGELLITLGVLLGLFVVYSLWWTDVVADRRADGDSARVRQSWAAPPAVAGGADSRPPAPRVYRAGDGVGFLHIPRLGKGYQVLIKMGTGTDVLNEGVAGVYQRPYAAAMPWAGSGNFAMAAHRDGHGARFHDLPELRPGDKVVVETRYTWYVYTVDRTLQQTSKYDVDVTASVPAESGYRRPGRYLTLTTCTPAYTSRYRMAVWASLTRTQRVDKFRDLPAELR; this comes from the coding sequence ATGCCGCTGTCGCCGTCCTCCCCCGGCCTCGGCCGCCCCCGCCCGCTCCTCGCCGTGGCCGGGGTGCTGGGCGAGCTGCTGATCACCCTCGGGGTGCTGCTGGGGCTCTTCGTCGTCTACTCGCTCTGGTGGACGGACGTCGTCGCCGACCGCCGCGCGGACGGCGACTCGGCCAGGGTCCGGCAGTCCTGGGCCGCTCCCCCGGCGGTCGCGGGGGGCGCGGATTCCCGTCCGCCGGCGCCCCGGGTCTACCGGGCCGGGGACGGGGTGGGCTTCCTGCACATCCCCAGGCTGGGGAAGGGCTACCAGGTGCTCATCAAGATGGGCACCGGCACCGACGTCCTCAACGAGGGCGTGGCCGGGGTCTACCAGCGGCCCTACGCGGCGGCGATGCCCTGGGCCGGCTCCGGCAACTTCGCCATGGCCGCGCACCGGGACGGGCACGGCGCCAGGTTCCACGACCTGCCGGAGCTGCGGCCCGGCGACAAGGTCGTCGTGGAGACCCGGTACACCTGGTACGTCTACACGGTCGACCGCACCCTCCAGCAGACCAGCAAGTACGACGTCGACGTGACCGCCTCGGTCCCCGCGGAGTCCGGCTACCGCAGACCAGGCCGCTACCTCACCCTGACCACCTGCACCCCGGCCTACACCTCCCGCTACCGCATGGCCGTCTGGGCCTCGCTCACCCGCACCCAACGCGTGGACAAATTCCGCGACCTTCCAGCGGAACTGCGCTGA
- a CDS encoding class E sortase, which produces MTTLRPERGDSDSADAGPEPWQEPSVYWPEGGYDGSETLKLRLPFGGPPQGPAPLAQEPAAGGGGGRAERRRAQQRSRRRGGRSGPTPQLQPQQLKVRESAGIIVVRLMGELFITLGVVMFLFVAYQLWWTNVTADNYAHGSAKTLEQQWQPNGSTGGAAKAHPAYPASIAAGTKFAIIYIPKLDVMTPIAEGVDKTSILDNGLVGHYTGDLETAFPWAASGNFALAGHRNTHGEPFRYINKLVPGDKIVVETAYDYYTYTVTSTLGQTSPTNVSVIQPVPPQSGYTKPGRYITLTTCTPEFTSKYRMAVWGTMTEDLLKSSGKKPAALQG; this is translated from the coding sequence ATGACCACGCTGCGCCCGGAGCGCGGCGACAGCGACAGCGCCGACGCCGGTCCGGAGCCCTGGCAGGAGCCGAGCGTCTACTGGCCCGAGGGCGGCTACGACGGCTCGGAGACGCTCAAGCTACGGCTCCCCTTCGGCGGACCGCCGCAGGGGCCCGCGCCGCTGGCGCAGGAGCCGGCCGCGGGCGGTGGCGGCGGGCGGGCCGAGCGGCGCCGCGCCCAGCAGCGGTCCAGACGACGCGGCGGCCGGTCGGGCCCGACGCCCCAGCTCCAGCCCCAGCAGCTGAAGGTCAGGGAGAGCGCCGGGATCATCGTGGTGCGGCTGATGGGCGAGCTGTTCATCACCCTCGGTGTGGTGATGTTCCTGTTCGTCGCCTACCAGTTGTGGTGGACCAACGTCACCGCCGACAACTACGCGCACGGCTCCGCGAAGACCCTGGAGCAGCAGTGGCAGCCGAACGGCTCCACGGGCGGCGCGGCCAAGGCCCACCCGGCCTACCCCGCGTCCATAGCCGCCGGCACCAAGTTCGCCATCATCTACATCCCCAAGCTGGATGTGATGACGCCGATCGCCGAGGGCGTGGACAAGACGTCCATCCTCGACAACGGCCTGGTCGGGCACTACACGGGGGACCTGGAGACGGCCTTCCCGTGGGCCGCGTCCGGCAACTTCGCGCTGGCCGGGCACCGCAACACGCACGGCGAGCCGTTCCGCTACATCAACAAGCTGGTCCCCGGCGACAAGATCGTCGTGGAGACCGCCTACGACTACTACACCTATACGGTGACCAGCACGCTCGGGCAGACCTCGCCGACCAACGTCAGCGTGATCCAGCCGGTGCCGCCCCAGTCCGGATACACCAAGCCGGGCCGCTACATCACCCTGACGACCTGTACGCCGGAGTTCACCTCCAAGTACCGGATGGCGGTGTGGGGCACGATGACCGAAGACCTGCTGAAGAGCTCGGGGAAGAAGCCCGCGGCGCTGCAGGGCTGA